CGTCCCCTTGTCTTTTGGGGGTTTTTGGTAGAAAGGAAATAAAGTGCAACGATAATCCGAATTATATCCTTTTTATGCGCACAAAAAGTATTTTTGTGCATTGACGAGATACATAGTTGGTATTATAATAATCGAGTGTGGCCCCTTTTTACTTACTAGTTATGTAAATCATACTATTATTATGAAAGTGGCAATTTAAAAATAGGAGTTGACTTCGCACGTGTTTAATTCATTATTTTCAGCGATAAGTAAAATCAGCTTAGTCAAACAGATACTGGTTGGTCTTATCCTTGGTTGTATTGTTGCGTTGTATGCGCCAGACCTAGCCGGTCGTGTGGCTATTTTCGGCACCTTGTTTGTTGGGGCTTTAAAAGCTATTGCGCCAATATTAGTGCTAGTCCTCATTATGAGTGCTCTTTCTGGCCAAAAGCGTGGCGTAAAAACAAATATGAAATCTATTATTTATTTATATATTCTGGGTACTTTTTCCGCAGCTTTGATAGCGGTAATAGCAAGCTTCCTTTACCCGGTTAGCCTTAAGCTGGTTGCTAATGCTGCGGACGTAGCACCGCCGAATGGTATTGTTGAAGTGCTGCGTACTTTAGCGCTCAATGTTGTTGACAATCCTGTACACGCACTTATGACCGGTAATTATATTGGTATTCTTTCATGGAGTATTGTTTTTGGTATTGCGCTTCGTCAAGCCAGTGAATCAACCAAAGAAGTTATTCAAGGTTTTTCTGATGCAGTATCGAAAGCCGTGCGTTGGGTTATTCAACTTGCTCCTTTAGGTATTTTTGGTTTAGTAGCTGACTCTATCTCGCAGAATGGTATTGAAGCTCTTATTAGTTACGGCAAACTGCTCGTACTCTTAATTGGCTGTATGCTGTTTGTTGCTTTAGTTATCAATCCGCTTATCGTATTTATGACAATTCGTCAAAATCCATATCCACTGGTATTTACCTGCCTGCGTGAAAGTGGTATTTACGCCTTCTTTACCCGGAGCTCGGCAGCTAATATCCCGGTAAATATGAGCCTTTGTAAAAAACTTGGTCTTGATCCTGATACCTACTCGGTATCTATTCCGCTCGGCGCAACCGTTAACATGGCTGGCGCGGCAGTAACTATTTCGGTACTTGCTCTGGCAGCGGTACACACTCTCGGTATTCAGGTTGATATTTGGACTGCTCTGCTGTTAAGTATTATGTCTGCTGGTGGCGCTTGTGGCGCATCGGGTGTAGCCGGCGGTTCGCTACTGCTTGTTCCGATGGCCTGTGCCCTTTTCGGTATTAACAATGATATTGCAATGCAAGTTGTAGGGGTAGGCTTTATCATCGGGGTACTGCAAGATTCCACCGAAACGGCTCTCAACTCCTCGACTGACGTACTATTTACCGCAGCGGCAGATATCGCTGCACGTAAAAATAAGAATTAATTACACAAAGATATCCTAACGCAAGAATAATGCTAAGCAAAGAGGGACTAGCTGTTAAGCTGGTCCCTTTTCTCATACAAGAACGAATACCGGATTATTAGGAACAGTTTGTTAATCTATCTATCTAAGTGGATAAAAACTTGGCATAGGGTAAAATTGGGATGTTTATGGTATTGAATTCACCTACCTAATGTGTTTTACTTAATAGTATATAAATTCTGAATAAGCTATGATTTGAGCGTTAAAGTCGATCAAATCACAAAATAACTATCAAGGAGCAGGATTTAGTATGCCTATAAAAATTCCTAATAATTTGCCGGCTGTTAACATACTGGAAAAAGAGA
This portion of the Veillonellaceae bacterium genome encodes:
- the sstT gene encoding serine/threonine transporter SstT: MFNSLFSAISKISLVKQILVGLILGCIVALYAPDLAGRVAIFGTLFVGALKAIAPILVLVLIMSALSGQKRGVKTNMKSIIYLYILGTFSAALIAVIASFLYPVSLKLVANAADVAPPNGIVEVLRTLALNVVDNPVHALMTGNYIGILSWSIVFGIALRQASESTKEVIQGFSDAVSKAVRWVIQLAPLGIFGLVADSISQNGIEALISYGKLLVLLIGCMLFVALVINPLIVFMTIRQNPYPLVFTCLRESGIYAFFTRSSAANIPVNMSLCKKLGLDPDTYSVSIPLGATVNMAGAAVTISVLALAAVHTLGIQVDIWTALLLSIMSAGGACGASGVAGGSLLLVPMACALFGINNDIAMQVVGVGFIIGVLQDSTETALNSSTDVLFTAAADIAARKNKN